A genomic window from Leptolyngbya sp. BL0902 includes:
- a CDS encoding Rne/Rng family ribonuclease, which translates to MPKQIVIAEQHRIAAVFSEDQIQELIVATGSHQVSDIYLGTVENVLPGIDAAFVNIGDSERNGFMHVTDLGPLRLKRMAGSITELVAPQQKVLVQIMKEPTGNKGPRLTGNISLPGRYLVLMPYGKGVNLSRRIRSENERNRLRALAILIKPAGMGLLVRTEADGISENAIIEDLETLQKQWESIQQQALSTRPPALLNRDDDFVQRVLRDTYNSDVNRIVTDSSSGLKRVKQHLSSWSDGQLPGGVLIDQHRERISILEYFRVNAAIREALKPRVDLPSGGYIIIEPTEALTVVDVNSGSFTRSATARETVLWTNCEAATEIARQLRLRNIAGVIIVDFIDMDSRRDKLQVLEHFSKALRSDKARPQISQLSELGLVELTRKRQGQNIYELFGRPCPTCSGLGHLVHLPGAHPTEDEPVLSPVISSYPSARSESSWTPALRESQLDGLGTQSDLQELDLINHPSYQDKLNKGNRRRRRREPLPGRSTGKEAPIPRETLPSAPKDLPSPVADFAPIADSSAEEEKPAARTSRSRSGGRHDKKPTAPPQVVTVEMTSDEQRIYAMMGISPLVLATNETILDPRNVTIAVRAPGESAAANPTPILGAVAAPQDEAPVVAAVPEPVATDVPVETDKPPAPSKVPIKMQRTPEVAPVPSPDAEPVIAPEEKPSPEVEATENGDASAEGSTVRRRRRRRPSANSSGADD; encoded by the coding sequence ATGCCGAAGCAGATTGTTATTGCTGAGCAGCATCGGATCGCTGCGGTTTTCTCGGAAGATCAGATTCAAGAATTAATTGTGGCCACCGGGAGCCACCAGGTTAGCGACATTTATCTGGGCACCGTTGAGAACGTCCTACCCGGTATTGATGCGGCCTTCGTCAACATTGGCGACAGTGAGCGCAACGGGTTTATGCATGTCACCGATCTCGGCCCCCTGCGGCTGAAGCGCATGGCTGGTTCCATCACCGAGCTGGTAGCCCCCCAGCAAAAGGTGCTGGTGCAGATTATGAAGGAGCCCACGGGCAATAAAGGCCCCCGGCTCACGGGCAACATCTCCCTGCCTGGTCGTTATCTGGTGCTGATGCCCTACGGCAAAGGCGTCAACCTGTCCCGCCGCATTCGTAGCGAAAACGAGCGCAACCGCCTCCGGGCCCTGGCCATTTTGATCAAACCCGCTGGCATGGGCTTGCTGGTGCGCACTGAGGCCGATGGTATTAGCGAAAACGCCATTATCGAAGACCTGGAAACCCTACAAAAACAGTGGGAGAGCATCCAACAGCAGGCGCTCTCTACCCGGCCCCCGGCCCTGCTAAATCGTGACGATGACTTTGTACAGCGGGTCTTGCGGGATACCTACAACTCTGATGTGAACCGCATTGTCACGGACTCCAGCTCTGGTCTGAAGCGGGTGAAGCAGCACCTCTCTAGCTGGAGCGACGGCCAACTCCCCGGCGGCGTGCTGATTGACCAACACCGGGAGCGCATTTCCATCCTGGAATACTTCCGGGTGAATGCGGCCATTCGCGAAGCCCTGAAACCTAGGGTAGACCTGCCCTCCGGCGGCTACATCATCATCGAACCAACGGAAGCGCTGACGGTGGTTGATGTGAACTCCGGTTCCTTCACTCGATCCGCCACCGCCCGCGAAACGGTGCTGTGGACGAACTGCGAAGCCGCCACGGAAATTGCCCGCCAACTGCGCCTTCGCAACATTGCTGGGGTGATCATCGTTGACTTCATCGATATGGATTCGCGGCGGGACAAGCTGCAAGTCCTCGAACACTTCAGCAAAGCCCTGCGGTCGGATAAGGCTCGGCCCCAGATTTCTCAACTGTCGGAACTGGGGCTGGTGGAACTGACCCGTAAACGCCAGGGGCAAAACATCTATGAACTGTTTGGCCGCCCCTGCCCCACCTGTAGTGGATTGGGCCATCTGGTGCATCTACCTGGTGCCCATCCTACGGAGGACGAACCTGTCCTGAGTCCGGTGATCTCCTCCTACCCCAGCGCCCGGTCTGAGAGTAGCTGGACGCCTGCCCTGCGAGAATCGCAGCTAGATGGCCTAGGCACCCAGTCCGACTTGCAGGAACTAGATCTGATCAACCATCCCAGCTATCAGGACAAGCTGAATAAGGGCAATCGTCGTCGCCGCCGCCGGGAACCCCTGCCCGGCCGCAGTACTGGCAAAGAAGCACCTATCCCCCGCGAAACTCTGCCTAGTGCGCCCAAGGATCTCCCCAGTCCTGTAGCAGATTTTGCGCCGATTGCTGATAGCTCCGCCGAGGAGGAAAAGCCCGCCGCCCGCACCAGCCGCAGCCGCAGCGGGGGACGCCACGATAAGAAACCCACTGCACCGCCCCAGGTAGTCACGGTGGAAATGACCTCCGACGAACAGCGGATCTACGCCATGATGGGGATTTCGCCCCTGGTATTAGCCACCAATGAAACCATCCTCGACCCTCGCAATGTGACCATTGCCGTTCGGGCACCGGGGGAAAGCGCGGCGGCTAATCCTACCCCAATCCTTGGCGCTGTTGCCGCCCCCCAGGATGAAGCCCCTGTGGTGGCTGCTGTGCCTGAACCCGTCGCCACCGACGTACCCGTTGAGACGGACAAGCCGCCTGCGCCTAGCAAGGTGCCTATCAAAATGCAGCGGACACCAGAGGTTGCCCCCGTGCCCTCGCCGGATGCTGAGCCAGTGATTGCCCCAGAAGAAAAACCATCCCCTGAGGTCGAAGCGACTGAGAATGGTGATGCCTCCGCAGAGGGCAGCACCGTGCGCCGCCGTCGTCGCCGCCGTCCTTCGGCGAATAGCAGCGGAGCGGATGACTAG
- a CDS encoding ribonuclease J, whose protein sequence is MTAKQNQSALKIVPLGGLHEIGKNTCVFEINNEIMLLDAGLAFPTDGMHGVNIVLPDVTYLRENRDKIKGMIVTHGHEDHIGGIAFHLKQFDIPVIYGPRLAMALLEDKLEEAGVADRTELRQVRPRETVRVGNSFLVEYIRNTHSIADSCSVIIHTPVGVVIHTGDFKFDFTPVDGETFDVQRLAEAGERGVLCLISDSTNAELPGHTPSERSVFPNLDREFGKAEGRLFVTTFSSSVHRVNMILELAQKHNRKVFVVGRSMLNVIAHARDLGYIKCPESLFLPLRNLGQTADENVLILTTGSQGEPLAALTRIAEDSHRQLKIKRGDTVVFSANPIPGNTIAVVNTIDKLMMRGAKVVYGKDKGIHVSGHGSQEDHKLMLALTKPKYFLPVHGEHRMLVKHAETAQSMGIPAENMVIIQNGDMVELDPSGIRVAGKVPSGIELVDSSRVGVVGRDILKDRQQLAEDGVVTIAATIGDNGKLVAGPTVQLRGVAHSVNPERFQKAVQQVLEQVLETHGSELIVKGQKGQASIDWDGLKGLMDRDLRRLLRRELDKRDPLLMLLLQGTAAEPQQTKRGRSPVAASAS, encoded by the coding sequence ATGACAGCCAAACAAAACCAGTCAGCCCTCAAAATTGTTCCCCTAGGGGGGCTGCACGAAATCGGCAAAAACACCTGTGTGTTTGAGATCAACAACGAAATCATGTTGCTCGATGCCGGCTTGGCCTTTCCCACCGACGGGATGCACGGGGTCAACATCGTTCTGCCTGATGTCACCTACCTGCGGGAAAACCGCGACAAAATCAAGGGCATGATCGTTACCCACGGCCACGAAGACCACATTGGCGGCATTGCCTTCCACCTCAAGCAGTTTGATATTCCGGTGATCTACGGCCCCCGCCTCGCCATGGCCCTGCTGGAGGACAAACTGGAGGAAGCCGGGGTGGCCGACCGCACGGAACTGCGCCAGGTGCGCCCCCGCGAAACGGTACGGGTCGGTAACTCGTTTTTGGTGGAGTACATTCGCAACACCCACTCCATCGCCGATAGCTGCTCGGTGATTATCCACACCCCCGTCGGCGTGGTGATCCACACGGGCGACTTCAAGTTTGATTTCACCCCCGTGGATGGCGAAACCTTTGACGTGCAGCGGCTGGCCGAAGCGGGCGAACGGGGCGTGCTGTGCCTAATCAGCGACTCCACCAATGCCGAACTGCCCGGTCACACGCCTTCGGAGCGGTCGGTGTTCCCCAACCTGGATCGGGAGTTTGGCAAGGCGGAAGGTCGGCTGTTCGTCACCACCTTCTCTTCCTCGGTGCACCGGGTCAACATGATTTTGGAACTGGCCCAAAAGCACAACCGCAAGGTGTTTGTGGTGGGGCGTTCCATGCTCAACGTGATTGCCCATGCGCGGGATTTGGGCTACATCAAATGCCCAGAAAGCCTGTTTTTGCCCCTCCGCAACCTGGGCCAAACCGCCGATGAAAACGTGCTGATCCTCACCACGGGTTCCCAGGGCGAACCGCTGGCGGCCCTCACTCGCATTGCCGAAGATTCCCACCGCCAGCTCAAAATCAAGCGGGGAGATACCGTGGTGTTCTCCGCTAACCCCATTCCCGGCAACACCATCGCCGTGGTCAACACCATCGACAAGCTGATGATGCGCGGAGCTAAGGTGGTCTACGGCAAGGATAAGGGCATCCACGTTTCGGGCCATGGCTCCCAAGAAGACCACAAACTGATGCTGGCCCTGACCAAGCCCAAGTATTTCCTGCCCGTCCACGGCGAGCACCGGATGCTGGTGAAACATGCCGAAACCGCCCAAAGCATGGGGATTCCGGCGGAGAATATGGTGATTATCCAAAACGGCGATATGGTCGAGTTGGATCCCTCCGGTATTCGTGTGGCGGGGAAAGTGCCCTCCGGCATTGAACTGGTGGATTCCTCCCGTGTGGGTGTGGTGGGTCGCGACATTCTCAAGGATCGCCAACAACTGGCGGAGGATGGCGTTGTCACCATTGCCGCCACCATTGGCGATAACGGCAAACTGGTGGCGGGGCCAACGGTGCAACTGCGCGGCGTCGCCCATAGCGTCAACCCAGAGCGATTCCAAAAGGCCGTTCAGCAGGTGCTGGAGCAGGTGCTGGAAACCCACGGTTCTGAACTGATCGTCAAGGGCCAAAAAGGACAGGCCAGCATCGACTGGGATGGCCTCAAGGGCTTGATGGATCGCGATCTGCGTCGGCTGCTGCGGCGCGAACTGGATAAGCGTGACCCGCTGCTAATGCTGCTGCTGCAAGGCACCGCCGCCGAGCCTCAACAAACCAAGCGGGGGCGTAGTCCGGTCGCCGCTTCGGCCTCCTAA
- the dapA gene encoding 4-hydroxy-tetrahydrodipicolinate synthase: MVYFGRVLTAMVTPFSQDGSVDYAMAERLADHLVNHGSDGLVVCGTTGESPTLTWDEEYQLFQAVKQAVGGRAKVVAGTGSNSTHEAIEATQKASHLDLDGALQVVPYYNKPPQEGLYQHFRQIAEAVPDLPIMLYNIPGRTGCNLAVETVTRLAEVDNILAIKEASGSLDQVSQIRCHTPADFLIYSGDDSLTLPTLSVGGCGVVSVASHLVGDQVQQMVQAYEAGQVKQATEIHLKLLPLFKALFVTTNPVPVKAALVKQGWDVGSVRLPLCPAGEDVLSLLDQVLQPLALD; the protein is encoded by the coding sequence GTGGTATATTTCGGCAGAGTGCTTACGGCCATGGTGACGCCATTCTCTCAGGATGGCTCCGTCGATTACGCAATGGCCGAACGTCTGGCGGATCACTTGGTCAACCACGGTAGCGATGGCCTGGTGGTGTGCGGTACCACAGGAGAATCACCGACCCTGACCTGGGATGAGGAATACCAACTGTTCCAGGCGGTGAAGCAGGCGGTGGGCGGTCGGGCCAAGGTGGTGGCGGGGACGGGGTCTAACTCCACCCACGAAGCCATTGAGGCCACCCAAAAAGCCAGCCACCTCGACCTGGATGGGGCGCTTCAGGTGGTGCCCTACTACAACAAACCGCCCCAAGAGGGCCTCTACCAGCACTTTCGACAGATCGCTGAGGCGGTGCCCGATCTGCCGATCATGCTCTACAACATTCCGGGACGGACGGGGTGTAACCTCGCCGTGGAGACGGTAACTCGTCTGGCGGAGGTTGACAACATCCTGGCGATCAAGGAAGCTAGCGGTAGTCTGGATCAGGTTAGCCAAATCCGCTGCCATACCCCCGCCGATTTTTTGATCTACTCCGGCGATGATTCTCTCACCCTGCCGACGCTGTCCGTGGGCGGTTGCGGAGTTGTGAGTGTGGCCAGTCATCTCGTCGGCGATCAGGTTCAGCAGATGGTGCAAGCCTACGAAGCGGGCCAAGTAAAACAGGCCACCGAGATTCACCTGAAACTTCTACCCTTGTTTAAGGCGCTGTTTGTAACAACAAATCCAGTTCCGGTGAAGGCGGCGCTGGTAAAACAGGGTTGGGATGTGGGGTCTGTGCGACTGCCCCTTTGCCCCGCTGGGGAGGATGTGCTGTCCCTCCTAGACCAAGTGCTGCAACCCTTAGCCCTAGATTAA
- a CDS encoding aspartate-semialdehyde dehydrogenase yields MANGLNVAVLGATGAVGAELLALLEQRSFPVKTLKLLASSRSAGTQIPFMGETLTVEALADGAFDGVDLVLASAGGSISKEWLPKAAAAGAVSIDNSSAFRMDPTVPLVVPEVNPEATYQHQGIIANPNCTTILMSLALWPLHQVRPIQRLVVATYQSASGAGARAMEEVKRQAQAILNGEEPVAEAFPYPLAFNLFPHNSELNELGYCQEEMKMVNETRKIFGDASLRISATCVRVPVLRAHSEALNIEFGSPFPVAEAKQLLSQAPGVKVVEDWGRNYFPMPMEASGQDDVLVGRIRQDLSNPNALELWLCGDQIRKGAALNAVQIAELLTVKAGVADPVTA; encoded by the coding sequence GTGGCAAACGGGTTGAATGTCGCTGTTTTGGGAGCCACTGGGGCGGTGGGGGCCGAGCTTTTAGCCCTTTTGGAACAGCGGTCGTTTCCCGTCAAAACCCTGAAGCTGCTGGCCTCCTCCCGGTCGGCGGGCACCCAGATCCCCTTCATGGGCGAAACTTTGACCGTGGAAGCCTTGGCTGATGGAGCCTTCGACGGGGTGGATTTGGTGCTGGCTTCGGCAGGGGGATCCATTTCTAAGGAATGGTTGCCCAAGGCCGCAGCGGCGGGGGCCGTTTCCATCGACAACTCCAGCGCCTTCCGCATGGATCCCACCGTTCCCCTGGTGGTGCCAGAGGTGAACCCAGAAGCCACCTACCAGCACCAGGGCATCATCGCCAACCCCAACTGCACCACCATTCTGATGTCCTTGGCCCTGTGGCCCCTGCATCAGGTGCGGCCCATTCAGCGGCTGGTGGTGGCCACCTATCAATCCGCCAGCGGCGCGGGGGCACGGGCCATGGAAGAGGTGAAGCGCCAAGCCCAGGCGATTTTGAACGGTGAAGAACCCGTGGCCGAAGCCTTTCCCTATCCCTTGGCCTTCAATCTGTTTCCCCACAACTCGGAACTGAACGAGTTGGGCTATTGCCAGGAGGAAATGAAAATGGTGAACGAAACCCGCAAGATTTTTGGGGATGCCAGCCTGCGGATTTCGGCCACCTGTGTACGGGTTCCCGTATTGCGAGCCCACTCCGAAGCGCTGAACATTGAGTTTGGTTCCCCCTTCCCCGTGGCCGAAGCCAAGCAACTGCTCAGCCAAGCCCCTGGGGTGAAGGTGGTGGAAGACTGGGGCCGCAACTATTTCCCCATGCCCATGGAGGCCAGCGGCCAGGATGACGTGCTGGTGGGGCGTATCCGTCAGGATTTGTCCAACCCCAACGCCCTGGAACTGTGGCTCTGCGGCGACCAAATTCGCAAGGGCGCGGCCCTCAATGCCGTCCAAATTGCGGAATTGCTCACTGTCAAGGCCGGAGTAGCGGATCCCGTCACGGCCTAG